One window of the Anguilla rostrata isolate EN2019 chromosome 13, ASM1855537v3, whole genome shotgun sequence genome contains the following:
- the LOC135237970 gene encoding tubulin alpha chain, testis-specific-like — MRECISIHVGQAGVQIGNGCWELYCLEHGIQPDGSIPNDSIIGGSDDSYNTFFCETGAGKRVPRAVFVDLEPTVVDEVRSGRYRQLFHPEQLISGKEDAANNYARGHYTVGKDIVDIVLERTRKLTEQTTGLQGFLIFHSFGGGTGSGFTSLLMERMSVDYCKKSKLEFAIYPAPQVSTAVVEPYNSILTTHTTLEHSDCAFMVDNEAIYDICQRNLDIDRPSYTNLNRLIAQIVSSITASLRFDGALNVDLTEFQTNLVPYPRIHFPLVTYAPIISAEKAYHEQLSVAEITNACFEPANQMVKCDPRHGKYMACCMLYRGDVVPKDVNAAIANIKAKRTIQFVDWCPTGFKVGINYQPPTVVPGGDLAKVQRAVCMLSNTTAIAEAWARLDHKFDLMYAKRAFVHWYVGEGMEEGEFSEAREDLAALEKDYEEVGADSVDAELEEQDEF; from the exons ATG CGTGAGTGTATATCCATTCACGTGGGTCAGGCAGGAGTCCAGATAGGCAATGGGTGCTGGGAGCTGTACTGTCTTGAACACGGAATCCAGCCTGACGGCAGTATACCGAACGATTCCATAATTGGTGGCTCGGATGATTCCTACAACACCTTTTTCTGCGAGACGGGAGCTGGGAAGCGTGTTCCCAGGGCAGTTTTCGTGGACCTGGAGCCTACAGTCGTGG ATGAAGTCAGGTCTGGAAGATACAGACAGCTGTTCCACCCAGAGCAACTCATCTCGGGCAAGGAAGATGCAGCCAACAACTACGCCCGAGGGCACTATACCGTTGGGAAGGATATCGTTGACATAGTCCTGGAGCGCACCCGCAAACTG acagAACAAACCACTGGGCTTCAGGGCTTCCTGATCTTTCACAGCTTTGGGGGGGGTACGGGGTCCGGCTTCACCTCCCTGCTGATGGAGCGCATGTCTGTGGACTACTGCAAGAAGTCCAAGCTGGAGTTCGCCATCTACCCGGCTCCCCAGGTGTCCACGGCCGTGGTGGAGCCCTACAACTCCATCCTGACCACGCACACCACCCTGGAGCACTCGGACTGCGCCTTCATGGTGGACAACGAGGCCATCTACGACATCTGCCAGCGCAACCTGGACATCGACCGCCCGTCCTACACCAACCTCAACCGGCTCATCGCCCAGATCGTCTCCTCCATCACCGCCTCGCTGCGGTTCGACGGCGCCTTGAACGTGGACCTCACCGAGTTCCAGACCAACCTGGTGCCCTACCCCCGCATCCACTTCCCTCTGGTCACCTACGCGCCCATAATCTCCGCCGAGAAGGCCTACCACGAGCAGCTGTCGGTCGCCGAGATCACCAACGCCTGCTTCGAGCCGGCCAATCAGATGGTGAAGTGCGACCCTCGCCACGGAAAGTACATGGCCTGCTGCATGCTGTACCGCGGCGACGTGGTGCCCAAGGATGTGAACGCCGCCATTGCCAACATCAAGGCCAAGCGAACCATCCAGTTTGTGGACTGGTGCCCCACCGGCTTCAAG gtgggaATCAACTACCAGCCTCCAACTGTGGTGCCAGggggagacctggccaaggtGCAGAGGGCCGTGTGCATGCTGAGCAACACCACCGCCATCGCCGAGGCCTGGGCCCGCCTCGACCACAAGTTCGACCTGATGTACGCCAAGCGCGCCTTCGTGCACTGGTACGTGGGCGAGGGCATGGAGGAGGGCGAGTTCTCCGAGGCTCGTGAGGACCTGGCGGCCCTGGAGAAGGATTATGAGGAGGTGGGCGCGGACTCTGTGGAtgcggagctggaggagcaaGACGAGTTCTGA
- the rabif gene encoding guanine nucleotide exchange factor MSS4 has protein sequence MENCGTISGDEGCADLSKLVSEDGKNAKSVLCQRCGSKVLCPGVAVLAEKELFLPSMRKKTGISQVEGTVDGDTLTAHWLVDDMYTFENVGFTKDVGKVKYLICADCEIGPIGWHCLDEKKSFYVALERVNHA, from the exons atggaaaactGTGGAACTATTTCGGGTGATGAAGGATGCGCCGACTTATCCAAGCTGGTGTCTGAGGACGGGAAAAACGCCAAGTCCGTGCTGTGCCAGCGGTGTGGCTCCAAGGTTCTGTGTCCGGGAGTGGCGGTACTTGCTGAGAAGGAG CTGTTCCTGCCCTCTATGCGGAAGAAGACGGGCATCAGCCAGGTGGAAGGGACCGTGGACGGGGACACGCTAACAGCACACTGGCTGGTGGATGACATGTACACCTTCGAGAACGTGGGCTTCACCAAGGACGTGGGCAAGGTCAAGTACCTGATCTGTGCGGACTGTGAGATCGGCCCAATCGGCTGGCACTGCCTGGACGAGAAGAAGAGCTTCTACGTGGCACTGGAGAGGGTCAACCACGCTTGA
- the adipor1a gene encoding adiponectin receptor protein 1a: protein MSARNGSASDAECRISEDGPALEDVELTELGPLMEGVTAEASALPDDEEDEDEGGRGMTLPLQAHHAMEKMEEFVYKVWEGRWRVIPYHVLPEWLKDNDYLLHGHRPPMPSFRACFGSIFRIHTETGNIWTHLLGLVLFLFLGTLTMLRPNMSFTAPLQEKVVFGTFFLSAVLCLSFSWLFHTVYCHSEKVSRTFSKLDYSGIALLIMGSFVPWLYYSFYCSPQPRLIYLCIVCVLGIAAIVVAQWDRFSTPRHRPTRAGVFMGLGLSGIVPTMHFTIAEGFVKATTVGQMGWFYLMGAMYITGAGLYAARIPERYFPGKCDIWFQSHQIFHVLVVAAAFIHFYGVSNLQEFRYGLEGGCTDDTLL, encoded by the exons ATGTCAGCCCGTAACGGGTCAGCGAGTGATGCAGAGTGCCGGATCTCCGAGGATGGCCCCGCCCTGGAGGACGTGGAGCTGACGGAGCTGGGACCTCTGATGGAGGGGGTCACAGCGGAG GCCTCTGCCCTCCctgatgatgaggaggatgaagatgaaGGGGGGCGCGGGATGACCCTCCCCCTGCAAGCTCACCACGCGATGGAGAAAATGGAGGAGTTTGTGTATAAG GTTTGGGAAGGCCGCTGGAGGGTGATCCCATACCACGTCCTGCCCGAGTGGCTGAAGGACAACGACTACCTGCTCCACGGGCACCGCCCACCCATGCCCTCCTTCCGCGCCTGCTTCGGGAGCATCTTCCGGATCCACACGGAGACCGGCAACATCTGGACACACCTGCTGG GGCTggtcctgttcctgttcctgggCACGCTCACCATGCTGCGGCCCAACATGTCCTTCACCGCACCCCTGCAGGAGAAGGTGGTGTTTGGGACGTTCTTCCTGAGCGCCGTCCTGTGCCTCAGCTTCTCCTGGCTCTTCCACACCGTCTACTGCCACTCCGAAAAAGTCTCCCGCACCTTCTCCAA GCTGGATTACTCAGGCATCGCTCTGCTGATCATGGGCTCCTTCGTCCCCTGGCTGTACTACTCCTTCTACTGCTCCCCTCAGCCACGCCTCATCTACCTCTGCATCGTCTGTGTGCTCGGCATCGCCGCCATCGTCGTGGCCCAATGGGACCGCTTCTCCACCCCCCGGCACCGGCCCACCCGAGCAG GAGTCTTCATGGGCCTGGGACTGAGCGGGATTGTACCTACGATGCACTTCACCATAGCCGAGGGCTTTGTGAAGGCCACCACGGTGGGCCAGATGGGCTGGTTCTACCTGATGGGCGCCATGTACATAACAGGAGCTGGGCTCTACGCCGCCAGGATCCCCGAGCGCTACTTCCCTGGGAAGTGTGACATCTGG TTCCAGTCTCACCAGATCTTCCATGTCCTGGTCGTGGCCGCAGCCTTCATCCACTTCTACGGCGTTTCGAACCTGCAGGAGTTCCGTTATGGGCTGGAAGGGGGCTGTACTGATGACACGCTGCTctaa